The Pseudobacteriovorax antillogorgiicola nucleotide sequence CCCGTAACTTCATCGCCTCCATTCTCTCGGCCCTTAAAGAGAGTCAATATCCATCGGAACTAAGCTCCAAAGAGAGGGAGTTTCGCCTTAAACTCAAGAGCGCTCAAACTCAAAAAGCCGAGTCTATACTCAACAGCCTGCTCGTCGACTCTAAAGTGCCACGGGGTAAGAAGGTTCTGCTACAAGGGGAATTTGCCCTCCATGAAGGAAGCTTTCAAGAGGCTAAGCGTCTCGGCCAATTAGCAGCTCAGATCATGGGCTATGGTACATTTGTTCTCAACCTACTTGGCAAGGCATGCTTAAAACTTGGCGATCACGAAAATGCCTTAAATTACCTTGAGAAAGCCAACTCCCTATCCCCTCAAAATCTAGAAAGGCTGTGTGCGATTGCTACCGAGCAATCAGCAGTAGGACGTGACGATGACGCTCGAAAAACCATGGGCCAAGTCTTAGAGGATGCTCCAAACGCAGCGTTTGCCAAAGAGGCTCAGCTTTCCATCGCTGTTCGCCAAGGTGAGCATCAAGAGGCTAGCAATCTCCTTGGGAATATGGACAGCAGCGACAGTCTTATATCGTTTTGGAATAGCCAGGCAATCTCTCACGTCAAACAGCAAAACTTTCTGCAAGGCATCGAGATCTATCAAAGGGCCCTTCGTAACCTGCCACCTGGCTACAGCGATAACCGTAGCTTCGTGCGATACAATGTAGCTCTGGCATATACCCGCAGCAATCAGCTAAAAAAAGCTGCGACATATCTTGAAGCCGAGGCAGCAATGACCCATTCTCCAGTTCACAAAAAAGTCTGTTCCCTACTTAGTAAGGTTCTGAAGTCATTAAAAACAGGAGAACCTATCCAACTTCAAGGGTCTGAGGTCAATATCGAAGAAATTCCTAGGCCATCAAAAAACTTCTACGAAGTTGTCAACAGCCCCATTCCGCCCGGCGGACGCTTTCTTTGGGGCCTTTATTCTCCCGATCAAGCGTTCCCTAAAGAAATTATGTCAGCTTTTGAATCCGATGAACAAAGTCAGGCCAGCTAAAATGAAAATTGCATTGCTTATTCCGTGTATCCTTGTGTTGTTGCCGAGCAGATCCTTTGCATCACTCACTGGTCAGCGTGTTCATTTCACAATCCACGCCCAGGACTCTCAAGAGAAAGTCTATGAGGGGTATGAAGATATCGCCACCACTGCCGGGCAGCTCAATAAAAAGGCGGTCTATTACGACCTTAAGAAGCAAGAGGTTATGCGCGAGGAGGTTACTTACAACTATAAGGACTTGACTCTTCTCTATTATAATTATGAGAATCTCCTTACAGGAGAAACCACACTCGTAAAAAATGATTCAGGAACCCTAAACATTCGCTACCGTCCAGGCAAAGATCAAAAGGAAAAAACTGGCGAGCTTAAATGGCAATCTGACTTCATACATGGCAAATCGTTTCATGAACTCATCGTCAGAGAGTTTGCCAAACTGGAGCAAGGCGAGAGCCTCAAGTTCGCTTTGGCTCTCCCCTACCGTTTTGAAACCATTGATTTCCGCATTGCCCCCGAGGGGAGAGCATCGGACAAGGATGGGACTATTCTTAAACTATCACTTGCTCCCCAGAGTTTTTTTATCCGTCAATTTGCCCCTAAAATGAGTTTTACCTATCGCCCTGGCAGCCCTCCCAAAATATTGACGTACTCTGGACCTACTGGGTTGCCCATTGATGGTGAGAAGGGTCAGCAGGTGATCGTGAAGTTTAACTACTAGGAGAAATTCGGTTTCTTTGCCCGCAAAGGTTCTCAAGTTCTTCTAGGCGCAATTAGGATTAATAAAAAACAGAACTTGAAAACGAATACATTTAATAGCTATATCAATCAGCCCCTACAGAATCGACTCTATCAGATAAGTAAAAGTTTTAGCGGTGTGCTCTCTGGCAACCACATTAATAATCTAGCTAATCTTGTTCTAGACCAGAAGAAAAGGGTTATAGGATATATTGGTAATAGCCCTCTAGATGAACTGAAAGAAGGTCGTTTCGTCGACATCGTTCAACGGCCAAGTAGCACAGGCAGCCTACTTGAACCCTTTTTGTATGGCCTCAAGCTTGATAGTTCTTTGATCACTCAAACGACCTTGGTACAGGAAATCCCTCGCAGCTTTGGACGTACGTCTCTTAACCAACCAACATCTCACTATGGTCAATCTCTGATTTTGGGTGACGCAGAAAGCACATTATTCCAACTCAGTGACTTATATAGCCTCATGGCATACCAGGTTTCAAATCCAGACGGGGATACTATACCAGAGATTTCATTGCACAAAGGACAAATAACAAAACAATCAGTCGGCTTCAAGATGAGCCTCGGAGTGTCTTTCCTAACGATTGAAGCGATGCAAGAATTCATACGCCCAGGAGTGGAAGCTCATTGGTAAAAGTTTCTAGGGGGGCAAAATATTGCTTGTAAAACAGGGACAAGTCTTGGATTTCGCGATACCTGGGCCATCGGTGTCAGCCTTGAGGTTACTGTGGGTGTTTGGGTTGGCAATGCTGATGGCACTGGTCGTCCAGAACTCACGGGAATAAAGCAAGATGCCCCAATTCTATTTCAGGCTCCTCATTCTCTTCCTGACCAAAAATAATTTGATATTCTTTGTTTTAAGAGGAGAGGCGTCATCGAGGATGGTTTCAAAGCTTTCACAAAACAGCCCTTCCTCACAATTGCGTGACGTCTAATAGTGTAAAGATCTACATTTCACAGGCATTCTTGGAGGCTATACGCGTAATAAATATGGCTGTGAGGGTAGGTGCAAGTGCCTTAGAACGCTACTCCAAGGCCAGCCAATTATCAGTGCCCATCTATTCTAACTCTTCTATTTCTTAATTAAAGTGACATCCTCAGAACTACTTTGATAGCGTGCTTCAATAGCATTAGGTTTCATCTTTATCACTTTTAAACTCTCAGACCTGAACTCAACTAGCCCATTTCCACTTCTCAAATAATCTCGGTGGATTGAGTCAAACACTTTCGCATTTATAGCCTCAACATGCCTAGCGAAACCACCGCCGCCAGTTGTTTCGCGGGCATGGGCAGAAAACATGACTAGCAATAGACTAATTACTATAAAACTCTTCATTTCATCTCCTCTGAAAAAAACACATCGCCCAGTATGTTAAGGTTCACAACGACTTCCTTTCCAGGTGTGGGGTTGTCTCGAACTCTTGCGATCTCGTCCACAAAAGCCTTCCCTAATTGCTTTATCTTCAGGAAATCTTGCTCACTCATCGATCCAATGAAGTGATTATAGAAGGAGCCTCGGCCA carries:
- a CDS encoding response regulator, which encodes MRNSMPAPSLTDKNSNVVIIDGSGTLRPVVGGILRDLGYRNVFALKSLSEYLSYPNKYQVAWILTHPYIADPVTVFHLLKICLQDPKLRYLRITVFFDDSEQYLIPFAFSLGTMSFHVGTLSHNSIRNDLKEVISMARSDRSDIAIAARFFRKYLMSREWYMDRLMMEQMLLEGVDQSSEQLLNTAEAYFLTGQEQEGVSYLYETLMFDNSQEELIERMANRYMGKSLKECRNPIKKDTCVVIDSDEAVRKPIAEILSKLDFRSVMEFEDGLSALEFSRKYKNIDLFVTEWKLKEIPGPAFIQIVRHELEADIPIVVCSSLLKDKDEILLKEVGVNKVISKPIQARNFIASILSALKESQYPSELSSKEREFRLKLKSAQTQKAESILNSLLVDSKVPRGKKVLLQGEFALHEGSFQEAKRLGQLAAQIMGYGTFVLNLLGKACLKLGDHENALNYLEKANSLSPQNLERLCAIATEQSAVGRDDDARKTMGQVLEDAPNAAFAKEAQLSIAVRQGEHQEASNLLGNMDSSDSLISFWNSQAISHVKQQNFLQGIEIYQRALRNLPPGYSDNRSFVRYNVALAYTRSNQLKKAATYLEAEAAMTHSPVHKKVCSLLSKVLKSLKTGEPIQLQGSEVNIEEIPRPSKNFYEVVNSPIPPGGRFLWGLYSPDQAFPKEIMSAFESDEQSQAS